TCTAGACTATGTGTTCCTTGTTGTTTTGTTCCATCTTGAGAACAACGGGTACAAACTTGACAGTGGTGCAGAACCCCTGGCCcaaagtaatatatatatattaaggaTAGGAAGGAAGGATGGGTAGTCATTAAGGATGGGAAGCTAAGTGCTGAGAAAGTCTGCAACCTCTCCTGTTCAGTCAGTCGGAAGTGTTGACCATTATAAATCTGAAAACAACAACACTGTAGTGATATACTCACTCCATTTGCAAAGCCAGAACTTTAGGAAGAGGAATGATTTGAATATAAAGACAATTAACGATTTTATGTTTGTTTAATTTCCCTTGCGCTGTCATTATCTCCCTGCAACTGAAGCGGTGACTGTGGATGAATAGCTTCTACTTGTGCTAATTTACACAGAGATGAGGAGGAAATGCATTTGTTTCCAAGGCCATTATACAGTGAGCCATGCAATTGCTCGCCACAAATGGCCGTCATTCATTACAGTTAACAATGACATCCAATTCAGCTCAGTTAATGAACTTCAATACAATCATGTTGGGTAATCATGTTGGGAATGATTTGTTCAGTGTAAGTGTATCATTTTGGAGGTTAATGTTGATGAATGCCTGGTTTTAAAGAGATACAATTAAGCTTTGGCTTGCAGGGGAAGACAGAGAAGCACTGTCGGGACTGGACTAAAAAGACTGCGGTGCAATACCCCCACCTACTGGTGAAATAATGAAGGTGCACTTCCTAACTATCAAGGCATAAATACAGTAAGTtaattacacacagacacatgtgcactgcacacacacagtgctAAACTCACCGATGCCAGAGTTGCCCCCGGTGATGAGGACCACCCTGTCTGAGAGGTTGCAACCCTGCAGGATCTCCAGGGCTGCTGTGTTACTATCGTAACGCTTCGGCTTCACCAGCACATCCTCCACCGTGAATGCCTGCCGTGGGTCAaagtaggtattcctcttgttaaTGTGACTGTTAGggaagggggaaggggagagggaagcatgaaggagagagagaatgaggggcgGGGAGTAAGTTTCATGTTGTATGAACTTGCGATAACTATTAAGCTAAGTGGTTGTAAGCATGCTCCGAGAGGTCTCTCTCTACTGAAACAAGGCCTCATGAACAGTCTCAGGCAGGCAGTGGGGCATAGATAGGCTGCTCACAGCCATGGGTCAAAAGACTTTACACTGCTATTTACCTGGTATTAAATAGGAAATGCACAAACAATTGCTACTTTCTGGTACATTCTTATATGAAATGGTGCTCATTGGAATGAATCCCAAAGAAACAAACAAGTAATTAGGTTGTCACTGTGTAATTATCATGTTACCTTGTAATTTATTAGTAAATGCCTGGTAAATGTATGTACTGTCAAATAAAGTGATTATTTTCATTTTTTACTGCCACGTCTTAGCTTGCTAGTTGTTCAGGATATCAGGAAAGAGGATCTGTCCTTTATCGTCTGTCTCCTGCTCCCATCCACATGGTGGATCTGTGGGGAAGAAAACCCTCCTGTTAGACTCCTCAAGCCATTCAGAAGCAATATTCATACCATTAACTCAATATCTGTTACTGAGTGCCATCCTAACAGAAGGATAACTCGGATAACTCTACAATTGCAGAATGATATTTATCAGTGTTTTAACCTCTCACTATGAACATTCAAGTGCACCCAGTTCCATAAGAAAATCTGGTGAGTCTTGGACACATTAGGTTGGGTCTAGGGATGCAAATGTCGGTCAATTTTCCTGCGGATTATCTGATCCTCATTAACCGGTCAACAAACGGTTAAAAAAAATTCAAACGGTAAAATAACTTGACCAACAGAAAACACtatcagagatctgtatataatgacgagatgcttacGTTTCCGCCCAAAGAATGGGCGACAAGCGTAGGCCCAAAATAaacccatag
This genomic stretch from Salvelinus alpinus chromosome 15, SLU_Salpinus.1, whole genome shotgun sequence harbors:
- the LOC139539330 gene encoding WW domain-containing oxidoreductase-like, whose protein sequence is MAVSSLSMPHCLPETVHEALFHHINKRNTYFDPRQAFTVEDVLVKPKRYDSNTAALEILQGCNLSDRVVLITGGNSGIGFETAKSFALHGAHVILACRNVSKASKAVSLIQLLELY